In one window of Pseudobythopirellula maris DNA:
- a CDS encoding class I SAM-dependent methyltransferase, with the protein MPALSQLKTLYHLTLSPIRGETHQERLDSFYGAQADDYDAFRKKMLHGREALFERLPIEPGGKWLDLGAGTGRNGELFGERIAEFGSATFVDLSESLLGVAQKRIQNEGWTNAGVMHADITALDVPSDSVDLVTFTYSLTMVPDWFAAVEEALRVLKPGGVVGVADFYVARRYPDTGRSKHSFFTRNFWPFWFGMDNVHPSADHLPYLARRFETLHADEQYGKLPWIPVVRAPYYRFVGRKRID; encoded by the coding sequence ATGCCAGCCCTCAGCCAACTCAAAACGCTGTACCACCTGACGCTCTCGCCCATACGCGGTGAGACCCACCAGGAGCGGCTCGACAGCTTCTACGGGGCCCAGGCCGACGACTACGACGCCTTCCGCAAGAAGATGCTCCACGGCCGTGAAGCGCTCTTCGAGCGGTTGCCGATCGAGCCGGGCGGCAAGTGGCTCGATCTGGGCGCCGGCACCGGCCGCAACGGCGAGCTGTTCGGCGAGCGCATCGCCGAGTTCGGCAGCGCCACGTTCGTCGACCTCTCCGAGTCGCTGTTGGGCGTTGCCCAGAAGCGGATCCAGAACGAGGGCTGGACGAACGCCGGCGTCATGCACGCCGACATCACCGCCCTGGACGTGCCGAGCGACTCGGTCGATCTGGTGACGTTCACCTACTCGCTGACGATGGTCCCCGACTGGTTCGCGGCGGTCGAAGAGGCGCTGCGCGTCCTCAAGCCGGGCGGCGTGGTCGGCGTGGCCGATTTTTATGTCGCCCGCCGCTACCCCGACACGGGCCGCAGCAAGCACTCGTTCTTCACACGCAACTTCTGGCCGTTCTGGTTCGGCATGGACAACGTCCACCCGTCGGCCGACCACCTGCCCTACCTGGCGCGGCGTTTCGAGACCCTGCACGCCGACGAGCAGTACGGCAAGCTGCCCTGGATCCCGGTAGTCAGAGCGCCCTATTACAGATTCGTCGGGCGGAAGAGAATCGACTAA
- a CDS encoding DUF3419 family protein, with the protein MLATKASQAVFKLCHGNHLVYNTCWEDPRLDRVALELGPGDRLLVITSAGCNALDYALDEPERIDTVDVNPRQNALLDLKLAAIRRLDYGQFFETFGEGRTDNWETYYGMVRADLPDASRAYWDKYGKFFLGTKRRPSFYFRGTAGMFASGINAYINRWAKVRPSIDRLLEAETVDEQREIYYKDVKPAFWGPYIKWAMRRDATLSLLGVPRAQRKQLERYYPGGIAKFVEDSLDAVFSRLPLKDNYFWRVYLTGEYTHDCCPEYLKEDNFARLKGGLVDRVHTHTTTILDHLVDTGRNYSHFVLLDHMDWMAEHMRDTLGVQWQAIVDRADDNAKILWRSAAVICEFVDPIHVKIGGAERRLGEILDYNRELADELHAKDRVHTYGSFSIATLRRDAPTERQREQAADASPQPTQNAVPPDALAHTR; encoded by the coding sequence ATGCTGGCGACCAAAGCAAGCCAGGCAGTCTTCAAGCTCTGCCACGGCAACCACCTTGTTTACAACACCTGCTGGGAAGACCCCCGGCTCGACCGCGTTGCGCTGGAGCTGGGCCCCGGCGACCGCCTGCTGGTGATCACCTCGGCGGGCTGCAACGCGCTCGACTACGCGCTCGACGAGCCGGAGCGGATCGACACGGTCGACGTGAACCCGCGTCAGAACGCGCTGCTGGACCTCAAGCTCGCCGCGATCCGGCGGCTCGACTACGGGCAGTTCTTCGAGACCTTCGGCGAGGGCCGCACCGACAATTGGGAAACGTACTACGGCATGGTGCGGGCCGACCTGCCCGACGCGTCACGGGCGTACTGGGACAAGTACGGCAAGTTCTTCCTCGGCACGAAGCGGCGCCCGAGCTTCTACTTCCGCGGCACGGCCGGCATGTTCGCCTCGGGCATCAACGCCTACATCAACCGCTGGGCCAAGGTGCGGCCGAGCATCGATCGGCTGCTCGAAGCGGAAACGGTCGATGAGCAACGGGAGATCTACTACAAGGATGTGAAGCCCGCGTTCTGGGGCCCCTACATCAAGTGGGCCATGCGCCGTGACGCCACGCTCTCGCTGCTCGGCGTGCCCCGCGCCCAGCGCAAGCAGCTGGAGCGCTACTACCCGGGCGGCATCGCCAAGTTCGTCGAGGACAGCCTCGACGCCGTCTTCAGCCGCCTGCCGCTCAAAGACAACTACTTCTGGCGGGTCTACCTCACCGGCGAGTACACGCACGACTGCTGCCCGGAGTACCTCAAGGAGGACAACTTCGCGCGGCTCAAGGGTGGGCTGGTCGACCGCGTCCACACGCACACCACCACGATCCTCGACCACCTGGTCGACACGGGCCGCAACTACTCGCACTTCGTGCTGCTGGACCACATGGACTGGATGGCCGAGCACATGCGCGACACGCTCGGCGTGCAGTGGCAGGCGATCGTGGACCGCGCCGACGACAACGCCAAGATCCTCTGGCGCAGCGCGGCGGTGATCTGCGAGTTCGTCGACCCGATCCACGTGAAGATCGGCGGCGCCGAACGCCGCCTCGGCGAGATCCTCGATTACAACCGCGAACTCGCCGACGAGCTCCACGCCAAAGACCGGGTGCACACCTACGGCAGCTTCTCGATCGCCACGCTGCGTCGCGACGCGCCGACCGAACGACAACGGGAGCAAGCCGCCGATGCCAGCCCTCAGCCAACTCAAAACGCTGTACCACCTGACGCTCTCGCCCATACGCGGTGA